The window CAAACTGAAACAGGAAATTGCTCTAACTGTTCTTGGGTTTAGATAGGAAACATAACATCATTTCCACTATCTGCCTTCCTGATAGGCACACAGCACATGAACCAAGCGGCTTCCCCAAACGCTGATACATTTATCCTTTCCTCTTACTCTTTCAGCCCTCGCTaattgcaaaatacatttttctaagccagaaaatactgaaaaaaaaccccaacaacctcAAAGGCATTCGAAGGCAATAGGAAGGTTAAATCTAAGTACAGAAATTAATGACATTTCTAGCTAACAAAGCAAATAGCTGAGGAGTGCATAGCTTAAAACTGTTGTTTCTAGCAGTGGAGTCACACTCTCTTTTGCAAAAAGCCTTTAAAAGTAGCAGCCGTAAATTAATCTTTAAAGGTCTGCAAATAAGTGTGCAAACAGCCAGGACCAGCTGGTTTGCCATGCTTAACATGACAGCAGTATCAAACTTGTGACAGTTCAAAGCACACAAGGAGAGACTTGTTTTATGGTATTCCGTGGAACTGATTCATGTCTGAATGGGCAGAGTCTATTTTCTGGTTCCTTTTCCCATACCGTACACCCCCTCATCATTACACTGCAATTTTTGTCTTGCTTATTCCATTATGCACCAAATACTCTGCTACTTCTGTAGATCCAAATGGgccctttaaaattaaaagatccACTCCAAAGAACTTGCAAGCTTCCAGTCTTTGTATTCACCTTGGGTGTCTTGTCTGCCCAGGTATCGGGATGAAAACTCAGTGCAAACGATCCTGCTCTGCGTTCATTCCCAGAGGAATGAAGTGTGACCTCTCCAACTAAACCCTCAGATTAGGACACATGTGGGACCAGAAGGGCAGGACATAATATGTGCACAGTTATCAGTAAAGGTATGTGGGATGAGCGTCACTCCTTTGAGGGTACCTGGTCACGGACCCTTTCCAGTGCAACAGGgacaggaaaaggaggaagccGTGAACAAGACCACGCAGGGACACAACCTGCCTGGCACGGTGAGGGAGGCAGTGACGAGAACCAAACCTGGTCAGTCACATCAGTTGATAAGAGCACGAGAAAGTTTACTCCAGGGAGGTTATCTGACTGGGGACCTGTCAGTTGGGAAAcgagggggaaaaaggggaaaccagaaataaaatacaccgAGACGCAGACCTGACAAAACAAACACGGAGGCAATGGCACAAAACAAACCTCGCCACCCCCACGGACTGATGGGCTGTCAGGAAACCCCAGGTGCCGCTTCCAGGAAGATCAGCCTGGACTTTGCAAGGGACAATCCTGCACGCTGGAGGGCTCCGGGCTGCCAGGGGGGCAGGAGCCGGCAGAGCCGTACAGACccctggggtgggggatgcGCAGGGGGGAACAAAGGGGGCAGACAGAAAGGGGTGTAAGCGGGTCCAGTCAGCTGTAAAGCGGGGCTGAGCCCTGTGCCTGCTCACTGCAGGTGTCACCGCAGCTTCTTCTGCCTCCTCACAAACCTTTCCCTAAGCACCTCTGCGTACACTCGCTCCGTCCCCTGGCACGTGGGCTCGGTGCCAGCGACCGGCGAGACccgcgtgtgtgtgtgaggggaaCCTGGTGCAGCTCCTGGGGTCACACTGGGGGGTGGGAGCCCCTGGCCTGTCACACCAGCGACTGGAGCCAGTGGGGGTCTCAAACCCCCCGCCACTGGGGCGGGACCAGCGTCTGTTCCCAAAAGCAGCTGTCAGGGGGCCGCGTGCGCCAGGTGGGCACGGAGCTCAGCGCCACTGGAGCGGGACCCCGGGTCACGGCCCGGGTGCCTGGTGCCGGCTGCGGGGGCAGTTTGCATCTTCCCCAGCTCTGGTGAGCCTGAGCTGTGTGTGCGCCTCCACCAGTGAACTCTAAGCTGGACTAGCCGGTGGCTGGGGGGGCCAGGGACCCCCAGTCCATTTGCTATGGAActtatggggttttttttgcaaaataaatttgacCTCAAGCGTGGCTTGCTGATACAGGCTTTTCTACTCTGCAAATGACAGAAATTGAATCAGTGAATTCACCAGCAACGTGAGTGCATTTTGTCtctgttaaacaaaacaaaaaaaaattacttattttggCTGCTCTGAAATTATGCCACTGAACTCCCTCACCAACTGCAGGGTTgaatcagcaaagaaaaatcaagagaaacACAGGAGAAGCAAACACAAATTATTCTGTCAGACCCTACAATTTTTTGGTGACTGCTGAAGAGCAGATGGCTATTGGAGCAGACCCATGCTGTTCTGGGAGCCTGCTCTTTTGCACAGTGCCTAATAATAGTCATAGTTACAACACTGATGGACATGAAGGAATTTTAAAACTGACACGCACTCATCAGAGGTACAGTCTGTATAGGCCACTGAGAAACACACCAATTACTGATGAGTCTTCTTCCTGAATATCCACCTATGTAGATTGTACAAACTCGCTTTAGTTTTCCTGCTATGATTTGTGCTGACAGATGTTTAAAAAGGATCAGAGTTGTCCTCAAACCACCAGCTGAACTGGCACCCAGTGTATTCCTGGAATTTAAGTCACTAACTCCAGCTGGTACATTATGTATCTCACATGGAGCTTGGATGTGAGAGTACTAGGACAAAGCTGTATCCTTGTGTTTCTGCAGAtttcaactttaaaaacagaagtttgtGGAAACCGCACCTGTAAATGAACTGGAATGAAGACAGCCACTCTCCCAAACTGCTTTGGATGAAATGAGATCTGTTCAGCAATAATTGAGTACGCACCCATTCgaaaaagcaaagctggcaCAGAAGACCATTACGATACAGAAATAGGATCAGCTCATACCGAAGCGTTGTGCCCATGAAAACGTTCTCTACAAGAATAATTTAGCAAGACAGCTTTACCTCAGTCAAGACACGTAAGAGAATGCCATGCTCCCTTGCACAGGTGGAAAAAGAGCATAAAGTTTTGCTACATGAAATAGTAACAGAAAACAGGTTTCCTTCTCCAGAATCAGACCAAATCCTTCTCATTTCTGTAATGCTCTGTTATTatctagaaattattttcctctctccctctcgCACTGTTCCTTCAAGTCCAACTGTTTCTTGTATTGGCTACTTGTAGAGCTCTGGACTTCGCCTGCAATACTACTCTCTCTCCCCTTGCCAGCAAAAGGATGACTACTTCACAGATAACCTTCAGTATCAAGACCCATCAGCCCAAAAACAGACAGCAGGAAGCAGAACAGTACATTAAAAGAGCAGCTGAAACTACAATTGTGCACTGATTTGGCAAGATTAAGATTGTACCATTCAATTTAAGTGAGATAAGTAATAAACAGGACACCACCACATCAACAGTTGGAAAAGGCACTAAGATCAGTACAGATGATGGTATTTTGTGTCCAtgagacacacaaaaaaaagggaactTAAGTTTTCTTAACTAAAAAGATCAGTTCAGACCTGAAAAGGTATAAAAGACCAGATCAAAGGAACAGCAACACATATGTTAGTTTCATAAAACGTACGTTCTGTAGAATACTGTATAGGAATAAAAAGGAGTCAGTAATACACAAATTCCCTGCACGCTttgctattaaatattttgtgcaaTGTGGGGAACAATGTGCCTTTTACACCGCTACCATAGTAGTGAATCAAACACAAATTATGCCTACAACAGTAGAACCTACAGTTCCCAACTGGGATCAAAGCACATACTTCCTGCTGCattaaaacagaggaaaatgcattttggcCTAAGTGGTTtaggaacagaagcaaaaggaaaacctgctatgaaattacaaatacaaacaGACACCCAACTTGTGCAAGATCCATTGGCAGGCAAAGATAACAGCACTAAGGAGGAGATGTTTGCATCCTCAGTTATGATGCCAGATACACAGTCACATTCTCCTTCCAGTTCCATAGGTTTATATGATTTTGAGTGGATGTGATCATGCCGGCTGcagtgccttttaaaaacaatagaTTTTAAACATAGCCTTTGATCCAAGAAGTCCACTAACGATTCCAGGCCAGACCAACGCAGATCATTCTTTATCCGCCACAGTTATATACAATTTCTATCATGATTTGTTACTGGTCATAGCCAAAGAAGCAGCTTGGAAAGGCTTCCACTTAGACCTTGGCCCTTGGTGCTCCTTAGGTTctttaacaaagaaaagcacTAGGGACACAATTTCTTAGGgaattatttaacattttagcGCATGTCACTGTAACAGCCCCTTCTTCAGGCTCTTCATGTAATTAGGTACTCAAGTTTTTTACCCAGTTATTGTCTCTTTTGCTCTTTCTAcatgtgaaaaaatattcttcagctTTACAACCATACCAGTTATGAAAACCTGATCTATACaagtgtttctgaaagctttctATTAAAGTGTTCAAAAATTAAAGGATGGCATCTTTTGAAATTTGCATTGTCAGTTTAACTGAATTATTTCCAATAAAATTAGTCTAAACATTGTCCTCTGCAACAGCAAGTAGATGAGCACTGAGTGCTTCTTAAACCCTGACCAGGCAAGAAtcccagcagcacagatgcACGAATGCAAGTGCGTGCATATGTATACGATAGTAAGCGGGCAAAAATCCTACAGGACAAGAACTCGGGAAGGTGTATGGCACTGCTGATGCCCCAGCACCGAGCTCAACAGTTACACACCAAACAACTGACCACAAGAGCTTATGGGCATCGTTTCCATCAAATCAAAAGCTCAAGTCCCAGTGCAAGGATTTTGTAATCTTGCAAGTATATAATTGTAGGTACATTTACTGTAAGCTTAAGTTAAACATAATGGAGTCGGTAAAATTTATAGCTCCTTCATCAGTTTTCTCCAGATAGTTTGCATTCTAAacctactaaaaaaaaaaaataaaattaggcctccaaacaaagcaaagtgTACTACAGAACacagacatacatacatatgtagCCAAGTCccctggggttttgttgttgattttgtGATTGTTATGTTCTACAGACAATCTTTATAAAAGATTAGTGTCATCATAGGCATATTATGTTACAGGTAAATTGCTACCACATGAATAAATACTtgtaatacattaaaaaaaaatcagaaaataaacctTGCCTTTGTAAACTTACCAATGCCCAATCTATTTAAGGCTCACTAAGCAATTTCAAATTTGTAATAGTCGctacatttgaaaaatgcattagtaaagtttacagatttttaaaaacagcccGACAACCTGCCTTGAATGTTTGATAGCTTCCTTCCTCCATGAACATATGCTAGCTTTTCCTTCACCTCTCTcacatttcatgtttttatacTGTTATCTttacaaaaggaacaaaagtatcaaaaaaagacacaaacaatATTCTGTTCAGCTCCTTTCGAGCTTAACAAAATTCTATTAAGTACTCTGGGTAGATTTGGTTGGCATCAAAGATAACAAAGATCTTTGGGTTCCAGGTGTTATCCACACAGCTGTCATACAAGTTCACAAAACTTCCATCTTTTGAAGGAGGCCTCATGTATTTTGAATCACCACTGATATAGTCACCAGTTAGTACACGAGCAAGAAACATGACTTTATCTGGTCTATGCAGATGAGGCTTCAGATTCACACCATGAATTTGAAATGTATCTCCATGCTTCATGTCCTCTTTGCAGAAGCGACTGGAATAAGATGCATCTCTTGCAAAATAGGtccctttcaaataaaaaaaaaaaagtctggtgaCATTCTTATTGTGACAGTTTAACTACTAGAGCATGGACATAGGTATCAAGATGATGAAAGATGTCTGTTCTTTTATGTTCATTAGTAATTcgatttttctttcctaaattgTCAGATTATAGCAACATGACCAAATATTTTTAGTGGGAATGTTTTAGTAGAGAAATTGTCTTGTGATCAACACTGCTTTGTTGGGCATCCCTTCCCCATGCTTCATGGTCTtttcagccagctgcagcaattTGAATTCCTTACTGCATCTTAACTGCCTTAATTACACTTGATGTAAAAGCAGAACTATAGTAAACAGCTCTGGGATGAACACAGGGAGTACATCACAAAGAACTTACTATAGGGAACACTTAATGTTGAACTGTTAAGATTACCAAACTGTTGTAAGTATTTTTGTCGTACCTTTTCCATACACAGCAGCATGCATTCCATTTATTCTCCAGTCAAAGTTATGAATACATATTGCTTCCACAAATTCATTACTGGTGCCATGAAATAACATCTGCTCATTAATAGTTGGGACCCCTCTCTTCTTCTTTAGTTGAGCCTTTTTCCTACAGAGAACACACAACACAACGTTACACACATCTGTACGATCATATTACATTACTACTCTGAAAACACTGTAGAGGGAACAGACCTAAAACACACCACACATGCCACTTTTGCAAGCGTCTAGATGATTCTAGTTTTTAAACAGATCAGAATTCGTAAGGTACGTGTTCAGAAATCACACACTTCTAGATGCTGTGGactattttcagaagcaaacaaaGATTAGGAATAAAGGTCTTTTATAGCAATTTTATCAACATTGTTCATTTGGCATTAGTTTCAGCATGGTCAATTTCtgcagatacatttttaaatgaaaggcatttttcctcccattttgtTTCCTCTACGTACTTAAATAGCATGGTGGGAGGAATAACATAGTGGATTATAAAGTGTAATTGCACAGGTAAACAagcaaaaatactaaaaataaaactgcctAAATTTTTAGGTAAAGTTACTTTAATGTGATCATTTCataatgtttttctgaatttgtgGTTCACATACTTTCTAAAAGAGCGAAGTCGTACACTGGTCTAGAGTTCTGAAAAAACCCTTATACTACAGGTAAATCTATATTAGTCTCATGGGCAGAAGTGCATAGCACATCTTCAATTACAGCACAGATATATTTTCCATCAATCTTTAAGTGACTGTCAGCTGGGTTTTCCTAAGATCCATGAAGAAGTTGACTCTGAAGCTGTGTCTAAATCACCAAGCTCATAGTTACGATCCCTTGACTATCCAGACAAAAGCAAGTCGGAGCGCATCATAGCTTTGTTCTTGTCTGTGCACCCAAATTTTCTTCCTATAAAAGCCACAGAGCATGTGGCACTGTGCCAAGTACTTTGATTCATCAAATTAAGCAACCTGCTTAGAACTGGAGTGCACACTTGAACTGGGGAAGCATTCTGAGGGCCTGCAGCTTAGATGTAGCCTGAGGAAGTCCTGTCAACCAGGTCCCAGGGAAAGAGACAGGCAGCAAAGAGTCCTTATCATATTAATGGCATTACATTGCAAATGTGCATGATTTATAAATAAGTACATTTCACAGAAGTTAAAATCTTGCAGTACTTAGCTTGAAAGATAGGTTTATTCTGGCTTATTGTCCAAAACATCTGTGTGTTTATACAGAGTCAAGGACTtgtcagtttctcaggccctgccagcaagagggctggaggggcacaagaaattagGAGGGgacccagccaggacagctgacccaaagtggccaaaaggatattccatagcaTATGACCTCATGCTCAGTATACAAACTGGGGGGGGAGTTGGTGGGGAGCGGGAATCACTGCTCAGacactggctgggcatcggtcagtggctggtgagcaactgtactgtgcatcgctttttttttccttgagttttatttctctttttgttatgtCCCTTTTCATCACAATAATTATTAGTAGTAttatatttcactttatttcaattattaaactgttcatACCTCAGCCCATGGGTTTaacctttttccagttctcccccccatcccaccagggctAGGGGGAAGAAAGTAAccagctgcgtggtacttaattactggctggggttaaaccatgacacttggaaacttcaatttttttctatgtgtCTGTTTTTCACCTACAATGGCTTTCCAAACCAGCACGTCACTAGAATCACAAGGGCATCTGGGAGGTTTCACTAATCTCATTTGTGACATTTTGTGTCAGAGGCAGGGAGGTTCCAGGCCCTCAAGTTCCATTAGCAATTCAACAAAACCCAGGAGCCAAGCATTTTGAGAAAACTACCTGTGTAAGGCAACACCTCTGAGCTACGGGCTAGTGATGCTGAACACTCAAAATTTTATTAGCAGCCCTCTATTGATGGCTGCTGATCTCTGACAAAGTATGAAGGTAACCTAGAGGAACAGAACAGATTTATAGAAAAGATGAATAATCAATTGTTCAAAAATGTTCTGTAACAGTTCTTCACTATCTCTGACCAGCTGATTTCataaaaccagtttaaaatAGTCATTAATAGGGGGAAATTAAGAGGTAAATGTGTATTGACCGCTACAACCATGCAAATAATCATTCAAGCAATGCTCAAATTCAGTCCCGAAACAAAACACTTCtccaaaaccacaaaagtttAAGTAGCAATTGTTCCTCATAAGTAGTGGAATACGCTGAGCACGCTAGGAAAGTGGTTCTGCATAATGCAGATATGCCATGCATTTTTTGTTGATTTGGAACAAAAATTGAGGAGTCCATTCTAAAAAACATTGATTTAGCACTTTCCACCAGCAGCAATAAGCTAATCCggtaaaacaaaattaagttgATCCACCACTTGGAAGGATCTCATACAGCCAACTCACTCAATGGAGAATCTAAAGCAAAACTAAACACCCAGAGACAGGCTCTTTGTACACATGCAAGCACACAGGCTGTTTCTGAAGACGCTCAGCAACCTCACTGACAAacactgctttctgcttcctgtGCTCCTCTACAACTCCAAACTGCGATGCACAAACCTAAATATGCTAGACTACGATTCATTTTCTGTTACCTTCACTTTCCCACACAGGACACCAAAAGAACTTTAAGTGAATTTGAAATACTGGAATACCTACTTCTTTGTAATATACTACCAAGACAGTAATTTCTTTACTCATGTCCCTAAGCTCATCTACTCCAAGGCTTTATTTTACCcacagcagaaaggcagctgaGCTCCAGTTGCACACACTTACTCTAACAATTTTCATTGTTACTATATTGTAGAGGGttttttgagaaaggaaaaaacttcTAGAGCCAAAACAACTTTTCTCCATATACTTTTATACCATACAcgtatttaaaaataccataGTTTTTGATAGTTATATGGAGATACTGTAATGCTCCTAACATATGAAATTCTAATTCCCATTCTCAGTTTCATACTGTGAGAATATTCTAGCACAGCATCCATAGATTCAGAGTTCTTAAACCATGAATTCTACTCACTGACCAGTCAGGAAAACTAATACACTCTCCAAATGACATCATTTGTTAGCTCCTAAACTAATCAAAAAAGGtcttcccctgcctccctctgaCATCTACACTGGAGACTCAAAAGACATTTGGTTTCAAGACTGCTTGCTATTCCTACcctcaaaaattaaaattggtATTAAGACGGTATAAATACACCTTTACAGAAACTTATTTATAGAAAGGTAGATGTTGAAACACAAGGCCAAGCAAATAAGCCTTAATACTTAAACAGCTAAATATAACCAAATTTACAATTAGattcatagaattgtttaggttggagaagacctttaggatcatcgagtccaaccactaacctagcactgccacGTTTTAATGCATTTCTACAAGTATTACACTTCTGCACCTGTAGAAACTACAGAGTTTTGTAACCGGAATTTtgaatacagattaaaaaaaattaaagattaacacattttcattaataataaaagcaattaaacaTATTTCTGCTGCATGCCTTCACGATTTTCTCTGTTAACAATCCTAAGACTGTTGGTTTTAGAAATAATCTCACCTGCAAAAAAACTCCCACAAGTCTAGATTTTGTATTCTCTTAATTCTTTTAATTCGGTGACTATCCATTGTTTTTCCAAAGAGACTAGAAACTTCATtatattcatttgttttcttttgcaatggaataagctggaaaaaaagaggttagCACGATTTCAGTTCGGTGCATTACTTCATTATCAAATGTTTTTGACCAACAGGCATTCCAGCTCTCACCTGATATGGCTCCTCAGTATTTACATTCTCCCAGTGTGAAGGCATAGGGATAGCCTCATTTTCACAGATGAAACTTCAAAGGAAGGTAAAAACACATCATATGAAAGACATGAggcattttcttcctgtcaaAATCCTGTTCCAAACAACACAGTAcgcaaaaaacccaaccaccaacACCCCACAGAACTTATACAAAACTACTTAGGGTTTTAATTCAAACAAAGGCTGTTGTCAGCAGGTAAGGTCAAAGGCAAGAGATCTTAATTTGTATTCAGATTCTGGCTTAGTTTATTATAAATAAACCACAGCAATGAAcagttttaatataaaatgatataaaacataacaaaaattaTACACCATCTACCCAACAAAAGGTAGGAAGATAAATCAGAAGAGATTGTCAGAAAGGTCCGCAACATCAGAAGAGTAACACTAATTTAGAAATGCAAGAGTGTACACATAGCCTGAACATTCCAAACTGTCAGGAATTACAACTAGCCTAAGCCTCTGGAAACTGAGCCCTCATTtgaggtatttaaaagcatCATGTTAGAAATACACACTCGAAAATTatagtttaatttcttttttaaaaaaacaaaaccaaacgcTCAGAAAGGCGTTCTAAGCATATACACCATATACAAAGCAGCTCTTAAGCCTTAAAACCGGGACTAAAAGAAGGGATTTCCTGAAAGTAAAGAATGGTGTCATCACATGAAAAGAGAGTACTGAATGCAGTTattgaagaaacaaaaacccaaaagtgaATTGCCGTGTTGCTGCATGCACTCTTCAGCAAATATCCATTGAAAAAACACACCTTCCTGTAGTAGCAATCTTTTTACACTGACGttcattttttattacaaatgccaagtttctttttgaaagtaaaaacaGACTGCAATTCAGAACTatcataatttttaagaaactatgggggaaaaaaacctacgTATTCCATATAGTCAATTTTACCTGTGGTAGTATCACTGCATAGATCAGTTTATTGTTTACTGAGTATCAGATTTACAACAGCACAGCTTTACATCTAATGACTGATCaaatggtaagaaaaaaatctaaagcaaCTAGGCTCATAAAACAATCTGGTTGTTATGATGCAATTTCTTGTAATTTCAAGTAACTTTAGAGAAAATGATCAAAACAGAGGCAAGAAAATATAACACTTTTTTGCTGTTACAATAATACTTCTAAATGATTTATGAAGTCATTATTACGATGGAACAAACTTccattttttgctgctgcttctccacagCAATTCTGATTCAACAGGTATTTACAGCAAGGAACTCCAATGACTAAAGTCAGGCACAGCTTTAAGAACCTTGCCAAAGGATGTCAGTATTCAGTATGCCTTGCCTCTCCCACTACAAGTTCCTtactttctcagaaaaaaagataaaaaacaaactaaaaattattttgccacTCTTCTACTCTGAAATGTCTTCCTTCTTGACTTGCACTCCCACCTTGGTTCAATTGTTTGAtgcaaaaagtaaataaatatatttgtttcattttacttaGAAGAATCAGGAATAACATAAAATAAGgagtcttccttttatttccttaccTGAAAGCACTGATAGAAAAGGGAGCTCGCTTTATTGGACGTTGCTTAAGGGTTGTTAGGTTGGTTTGTTTCATAACTGAGAATAAAAGAAGAATTAGGGTGAATGTTTCTGGAATTCATCTACAGTATATGAAACATTTAAgtgtcatttttaaaattaacattactACACTCACAGTTGCTTGACAGGAATTCCCATTTCAACAACTaacaaatcagcattttcaaTAAATGTTTCTAAATAGTTGCCTCAGAACCACTGTCATTTATACAAGTTGGCAAAATGTGCAAATATTACACAAACAAAATGCACATTCAGCCCCACTAGATCCCTGGCAAAACCCCCACTGACTTTAATACAACTAGGATGACAAAGCATATTAACATTCTTAATGCAAGACACCATGACCTACAAACGATAACATAAATCAGTCTTTAGTATTTGCATTTAGTGGTTTTATTCcagatgcaaaacaaaaagt of the Falco cherrug isolate bFalChe1 chromosome 5, bFalChe1.pri, whole genome shotgun sequence genome contains:
- the PARP11 gene encoding protein mono-ADP-ribosyltransferase PARP11, translated to MWGASPGGAADAEMLQRTSEDFLPKMESSVEEMDTSDTQWGWFYLAECGKWHMFQTDSNSHCSVSSEDIERSFRTNPRGSVSFTTSKFNYTLDFSVMKQTNLTTLKQRPIKRAPFSISAFSFICENEAIPMPSHWENVNTEEPYQLIPLQKKTNEYNEVSSLFGKTMDSHRIKRIKRIQNLDLWEFFCRKKAQLKKKRGVPTINEQMLFHGTSNEFVEAICIHNFDWRINGMHAAVYGKGTYFARDASYSSRFCKEDMKHGDTFQIHGVNLKPHLHRPDKVMFLARVLTGDYISGDSKYMRPPSKDGSFVNLYDSCVDNTWNPKIFVIFDANQIYPEYLIEFC